In a single window of the Nicotiana tomentosiformis chromosome 10, ASM39032v3, whole genome shotgun sequence genome:
- the LOC104119672 gene encoding amino acid transporter AVT3B-like: protein MAFGCNGKAAIGESSKGHLLPKEETPILENSKSCLPKTFANFFIAIVGAGVLGLPYTFMRTGWITGLVTLFSVAALTYHGMMLLIHTRKRLDLSLIGDSKISSFGDLGFVVCGPIGRFAVDVMIVLAQVGFCIGYLIFIGNTLSHLLSLSKGFGIPLFSSAKSLYIWGCFPFQLGLTSIPSLTLLAPLSIFADVAQIGAMGVVMVEDVLTFTNQWPSDIHAFGTVSTFFYGLGVALYSFEGVGMAIPLEAEMKDKSKYGKILALSMFLIALMYGTFGVMGYFAFGSSTKDIVTSNMAKGILSTLVKVGLCINLFFTFPLMLNPAFEVFERRFCDGNYCVWMRWILVLGVTLVALLVPNFADFMSLVGSSTCCALGFILPALFHYQVFKEDMDRKGAFFDLGLIALGVFFGVSGTWYSLVEMFADAKIV, encoded by the coding sequence ATGGCCTTTGGCTGCAATGGAAAAGCTGCCATTGGCGAATCATCAAAAGGACATCTTTTGCCTAAAGAAGAAACCCCTATTCTTGAAAATTCAAAATCTTGTCTTCCTAAAACATTTGCCAATTTCTTTATTGCTATTGTTGGGGCTGGTGTTCTTGGTCTTCCTTATACTTTTATGAGAACTGGTTGGATTACTGGCCTTGTCACCCTTTTTTCTGTTGCTGCTTTAACTTATCATGGTATGATGCTTTTAATCCATACAAGAAAAAGACTTGATCTTTCCTTAATTGGTGATTCAAAGATTTCTTCTTTTGGCGATCTTGGTTTTGTTGTTTGTGGTCCTATAGGTAGATTTGCTGTTGATGTTATGATTGTTTTAGCTCAAGTTGGATTCTGTATTGGATATCTTATTTTTATTGGCAATACTTTGTCTCACCTTTTGAGTTTGTCAAAAGGTTTTGGTATTCCTTTGTTTTCCTCTGCTAAGAGTTTGTACATATGGGGTTGTTTTCCATTTCAATTGGGATTAACTTCTATTCCCTCATTGACACTTTTAGCCCCTTTGAGTATATTCGCGGACGTAGCACAAATTGGTGCAATGGGCGTAGTTATGGTTGAGGATGTGCTGACTTTTACGAATCAATGGCCGTCGGATATACATGCTTTCGGGACAGTTTCCACCTTCTTTTATGGATTAGGCGTCGCGCTTTATTCATTTGAAGGAGTTGGAATGGCTATACCTTTAGAAGCAGAAATGAAAGACAAGTCAAAGTATGGGAAAATATTGGCTTTGTCAATGTTCTTGATTGCTTTAATGTATGGAACATTTGGAGTGATGGGGTATTTTGCATTTGGTTCAAGTACAAAGGATATAGTCACATCTAATATGGCTAAAGGAATATTAAGCACATTGGTAAAAGTTGGTCTTTGTATTAATTTGTTCTTCACATTTCCCTTGATGTTAAATCCAGCTTTTGAGGTATTTGAGAGGAGATTTTGTGATGGAAATTATTGTGTTTGGATGAGATGGATACTTGTTTTGGGAGTGACATTAGTGGCTTTATTGGTTCCTAATTTTGCTGATTTTATGTCATTGGTTGGTAGCAGTACTTGTTGTGCACTAGGATTTATTTTGCCAGCACTATTTCATTATCAGGTATTTAAAGAAGATATGGATCGAAAAGGAGCATTTTTTGATTTGGGATTAATAGCCTTAGGGGTGTTTTTTGGAGTTTCTGGTACTTGGTATTCCCTAGTTGAGATGTTTGCTGATGCCAAAATTGTTTAA